A stretch of Aerococcaceae bacterium zg-252 DNA encodes these proteins:
- the floA gene encoding flotillin-like protein FloA (flotillin-like protein involved in membrane lipid rafts) translates to MNESIITVAIIVLLVLFLIGIFFRFVPVGLWITAYFSGVKVGIGDLVGMRLRRVIPAMIVNPLIKATKAGLVLETNQLEAHYLAGGNVNLVVDALIAAQRANIDLEFEQAAAIDLAGRNVFEAVQVSVNPKVIETPVIAGVAMDGIEVKAKAKVTVRANIERLVGGAGEETIIARVGEGIVTTVGSAPKHSVVLENPDSISQTILRKGLDSGTAFEILSIDIADVDVGRNIGAKLQADQAVADKKIAQAKAEERRAFAVAQEQEMLAEVQRMRAKVVEAESEVPLAIAEAFRKGNLGVMDYYQLQNIQSDTAMRESIANPKESTPTE, encoded by the coding sequence ATGAACGAATCAATTATTACTGTTGCGATTATTGTCTTACTGGTACTATTTTTAATCGGAATATTCTTTAGATTTGTACCAGTGGGTTTATGGATTACGGCATACTTTTCCGGTGTTAAAGTTGGAATTGGTGATTTAGTTGGTATGCGATTACGTCGTGTTATTCCAGCAATGATTGTGAATCCATTGATAAAAGCGACAAAAGCAGGATTGGTGTTAGAAACGAATCAATTAGAGGCACATTATTTAGCAGGTGGTAATGTCAACTTAGTAGTTGATGCCTTAATCGCTGCTCAGCGTGCCAATATTGATTTGGAATTTGAACAAGCAGCAGCCATTGATTTAGCTGGACGTAATGTGTTTGAGGCTGTTCAAGTATCGGTTAATCCGAAAGTAATTGAAACACCAGTTATTGCTGGGGTTGCGATGGACGGAATTGAAGTAAAAGCGAAAGCGAAAGTAACCGTACGTGCTAATATTGAACGTTTAGTCGGTGGTGCTGGTGAAGAAACGATTATCGCTCGTGTCGGTGAGGGGATTGTTACAACCGTTGGTAGTGCACCAAAACATTCAGTTGTATTGGAAAATCCTGATTCGATTTCTCAAACGATTTTAAGAAAAGGATTGGATTCTGGTACTGCCTTTGAAATTCTATCGATTGATATTGCGGACGTTGATGTCGGCCGTAACATCGGTGCGAAGTTACAAGCAGATCAAGCGGTTGCTGATAAGAAAATCGCACAAGCTAAAGCTGAAGAACGTCGTGCATTTGCCGTTGCTCAAGAGCAAGAAATGTTAGCAGAAGTTCAACGTATGCGCGCTAAAGTAGTTGAGGCAGAATCTGAAGTACCTTTAGCAATTGCAGAGGCATTTAGAAAAGGGAATTTAGGGGTAATGGATTATTATCAATTACAAAATATTCAATCAGATACAGCGATGCGTGAATCCATTGCGAATCCTAAAGAATCAACACCAACTGAGTAA
- a CDS encoding Na/Pi cotransporter family protein, translating to MDFNNIISLLGGLSLFLYGMTMMSNGLEIAAGNRLKSILEKLTTNRFVGIGVGALITALIQSSSAMTVMVVGFVNAGLLQLENAVWLIMGANIGTTITGQLIALDISRFAPLLAFAGVSMIAFFKSQKLDAYGSILAGLGILFMGMSMMSSAMEPLRTMPEFVNLITKFQNPLIGILVGTIFTAIIQSSSASIGILQALAAGGVVTLPSAIFVLFGQNIGTCITAILAAIGVERNAKRTTIIHLAFNIIGTIIFVIITLTTPFEQWMMALTPDNVPAQIANTHTVFNLVTTIILIPFGHYMAKLAYFVLPVLPEKSNGLELKHLDFNIFNNEYRLGSSAIANTQLFREIQNMLEVVQQNVGNTFDLLKKFDEDKLAEIEQNENYIDFLNKEIIRFTTMTLSFEMPASGTQAIGLFLKVASDLERIGDHSINIAEHAQAIHDSNNSFSKEALAEIKEMNQYTQQILETLHIQDFAGFKDLLVKVDELENEIDDAHDRFSKAQMLRLKEKSCTIENSIQYSKILIDFERIGDHALNIAENFDEIQSTVQDLRMLHEMNQA from the coding sequence ATGGATTTTAATAATATCATTAGTCTATTAGGTGGACTGTCATTATTTCTTTACGGAATGACCATGATGTCAAATGGTTTAGAAATTGCTGCAGGAAACCGATTGAAATCGATCTTAGAAAAACTGACGACAAATCGTTTTGTCGGTATCGGAGTCGGTGCATTAATCACTGCCCTTATTCAATCATCTTCAGCGATGACAGTAATGGTAGTTGGTTTTGTTAATGCAGGTCTCTTACAATTAGAAAATGCTGTTTGGTTAATTATGGGTGCCAATATCGGTACAACAATTACAGGGCAATTAATCGCCTTAGATATTTCACGTTTTGCCCCATTACTAGCATTTGCTGGTGTGTCAATGATTGCTTTCTTTAAGAGTCAAAAACTCGATGCTTACGGAAGTATTCTTGCAGGATTAGGGATTCTCTTTATGGGAATGTCAATGATGTCAAGTGCAATGGAGCCTCTTAGAACAATGCCTGAATTTGTAAATTTGATTACCAAATTTCAAAATCCGCTTATTGGTATTTTAGTTGGTACTATCTTTACAGCTATCATTCAAAGTTCTTCTGCTTCAATTGGTATTTTACAAGCGTTAGCTGCTGGTGGTGTGGTAACATTACCCTCTGCTATCTTCGTATTATTCGGACAAAATATTGGAACCTGTATCACTGCGATTTTAGCTGCCATTGGGGTTGAACGAAATGCTAAAAGAACAACAATTATTCATTTGGCTTTTAATATTATCGGAACAATCATCTTTGTTATCATAACTTTAACAACACCATTTGAACAATGGATGATGGCATTAACACCAGATAATGTTCCTGCTCAAATTGCCAATACACATACAGTATTCAATTTAGTAACAACAATTATTTTAATACCATTCGGACATTACATGGCAAAACTAGCATATTTTGTCTTACCTGTTCTACCAGAAAAAAGCAATGGCTTAGAGCTTAAACATTTAGATTTCAATATTTTCAACAACGAATATCGTCTAGGTTCAAGTGCAATTGCCAACACACAATTATTTAGAGAAATCCAAAATATGTTGGAAGTCGTACAACAAAATGTTGGTAACACTTTTGATTTATTGAAAAAATTTGATGAAGATAAGCTAGCGGAAATCGAGCAAAATGAAAACTACATTGACTTTTTAAACAAAGAAATTATTCGTTTTACAACGATGACCCTATCGTTTGAAATGCCAGCTAGTGGAACACAAGCGATTGGTTTATTCTTAAAAGTTGCATCTGACCTTGAGCGTATCGGAGATCATTCAATCAACATTGCAGAACATGCTCAAGCAATTCATGATTCAAACAATTCTTTCTCAAAAGAAGCGTTAGCAGAAATCAAGGAAATGAATCAATATACACAACAAATCTTAGAAACTTTACACATTCAAGATTTTGCTGGATTTAAAGATTTATTAGTAAAAGTTGATGAATTAGAAAATGAGATTGATGATGCACATGACCGTTTCAGCAAAGCTCAAATGTTACGTCTAAAAGAAAAATCATGTACTATTGAAAATAGTATTCAATATTCAAAAATTCTTATTGACTTTGAACGTATCGGAGACCATGCTTTGAATATAGCTGAAAACTTCGATGAAATTCAATCAACAGTTCAAGATTTACGTATGTTACATGAAATGAATCAAGCATAA
- a CDS encoding phosphatase PAP2 family protein, translated as MTNYELLLMDWIRQHLQSEFVQTVLVFFTRIGDFGIVWIALTVLLILFQRTRRLGVTLCITLALMLIINNGLLKNMIERARPCQIQEQVKLLIECPKSFSFPSGHASSSFAVFGVFLFTPNIKSYWKWVVFILASVIAFSRIYLFVHFPSDILVGSIVGMLLAWITIHWIMPKVKV; from the coding sequence ATGACTAATTATGAATTATTATTAATGGATTGGATACGTCAGCATTTGCAATCGGAGTTCGTGCAAACAGTCTTAGTGTTTTTTACACGCATTGGCGACTTTGGTATTGTATGGATTGCATTGACCGTCTTACTGATTTTATTTCAACGAACAAGACGTCTAGGGGTGACATTGTGCATTACTTTAGCATTGATGTTGATTATTAATAATGGTTTGTTAAAAAATATGATTGAACGAGCAAGACCTTGTCAAATACAAGAACAGGTGAAACTCTTAATTGAGTGTCCAAAGTCTTTTTCGTTTCCATCAGGACATGCGTCATCAAGTTTCGCTGTATTTGGAGTTTTTTTATTTACTCCTAACATAAAATCATATTGGAAATGGGTGGTATTTATTTTAGCGAGTGTCATCGCATTTAGTCGGATTTATTTATTTGTCCATTTTCCAAGTGATATCTTGGTAGGTAGTATAGTCGGCATGTTGTTAGCATGGATAACGATTCACTGGATTATGCCAAAGGTGAAAGTGTGA
- a CDS encoding aromatic acid exporter family protein, whose translation MTLFERTLKMVSATVIAIVVATLLNLSNVYAAGIIAILSLLDTRTDTIKIAQSRLTATVLSIILAWVIFSVFGFSILSFTVFLTIFIPISYRLGIQAGIAPCSVLVTHFIAANSVALPMMTNALLLMFIGTSSALLLNTWMSSQTNQLLQLKSEIDEEIKLVLCLMAETLSKGSHDINGIQQHIRKLKQAINVAHRLALREYDNAVFQKDDYLLEYLYMRENQVSNLVNMLEIMRNIPLAVQQSQQLATLLYETVNQFDEHNTGIELLEGIATLFRYVRQSTLPQSRIEFEARALLYTFLMEFNRMIEIKHDFYLIRKNK comes from the coding sequence ATGACACTATTTGAGCGAACTTTGAAAATGGTATCGGCGACTGTCATTGCGATTGTTGTGGCGACATTGCTTAATTTATCCAATGTGTATGCTGCTGGTATCATTGCGATTTTAAGTTTATTGGATACACGGACAGATACAATAAAAATTGCACAGTCACGTTTAACGGCAACGGTTCTTTCAATTATACTGGCATGGGTTATTTTTTCAGTATTCGGATTTTCCATTCTTTCGTTTACTGTCTTTTTAACCATTTTCATTCCTATCAGTTATCGGCTAGGAATTCAAGCTGGGATTGCTCCTTGTTCGGTCTTAGTGACGCATTTTATTGCAGCGAACAGTGTCGCTTTACCGATGATGACCAATGCCTTATTGCTGATGTTTATCGGCACTTCATCTGCCTTATTATTGAACACTTGGATGTCTTCACAAACTAATCAATTACTGCAATTAAAAAGCGAAATAGATGAAGAGATTAAGTTGGTGCTGTGTTTAATGGCTGAAACATTAAGTAAAGGTAGCCATGATATCAATGGTATTCAACAACATATTCGTAAGCTAAAACAAGCGATTAATGTTGCACATCGTTTGGCTCTAAGAGAATATGATAATGCTGTCTTTCAAAAAGATGATTATTTATTGGAATATTTGTACATGCGTGAAAACCAAGTGTCGAATTTGGTTAACATGCTAGAGATTATGCGTAATATTCCTTTAGCAGTGCAACAAAGTCAGCAATTAGCTACACTTTTATATGAAACGGTCAATCAATTCGATGAACATAATACAGGGATTGAATTATTAGAGGGGATTGCGACATTGTTTCGCTATGTTCGCCAGTCCACTTTACCACAATCACGTATTGAATTTGAAGCGAGAGCTTTACTGTATACATTTCTAATGGAATTTAATCGCATGATTGAAATTAAACATGATTTTTATTTAATACGAAAAAACAAATAA
- a CDS encoding ABC transporter substrate-binding protein/permease, producing the protein MKRLIQSIMLVISLLVITGCGQSASQTQSNQPPLLVGMEAGYPPYNWTQPNDANGAVPIQDSSEFANGYDVQIAKKIGEALGREVVVVKTEWEGLLPAIQSEKIDLIIAGMSPTAERKEVIDFSDSYYDVQFALVMMKNSPYATATGIEDLKGATVTGQLATLHYDLLTQIPNANVEQAMKSFAAMRVALQSGKIDAYISEIPEAISATNALPELTYIVPNPGFEAPEENAQIGIGVKKGRTDLLGQVNTALAKISKDERSEIMNAAILNQPSENGEAASGFIQNAFNIFKQNWPAYLRGTGYTLLISLTGTIIGLLIGLMVGVIRTIPESKSLSQKWVLKVVNFLLNAYITIFRGTPMIVQSMVVYYGTSILWNWQLTPLSAAFFIVSINTGAYISEVVRGGILSVDKGQFEAARAIGMSHWQTMREIVMPQVFRNILPSVGNEFVINVKDTSVLNVISVNELYFTSSTIAGNSFRYFETFLITAVIYFILTVTITWILRRLEKHLDGSSDFVLVGGNQDQVHALKGVE; encoded by the coding sequence ATGAAACGATTGATTCAATCGATAATGCTAGTGATTTCGCTGCTCGTTATTACGGGTTGTGGGCAATCAGCTAGTCAAACACAATCTAACCAACCACCATTATTGGTAGGAATGGAAGCAGGGTATCCACCATACAATTGGACTCAACCAAATGATGCCAATGGAGCTGTACCAATTCAAGACTCGAGTGAATTTGCGAATGGGTATGATGTTCAAATTGCTAAAAAAATTGGTGAAGCTTTAGGGCGTGAAGTTGTAGTGGTCAAAACGGAATGGGAAGGTTTATTGCCTGCCATTCAGTCCGAAAAAATTGATTTAATTATTGCTGGTATGTCACCGACTGCTGAACGAAAAGAAGTGATTGATTTTTCAGATTCATATTACGATGTTCAATTTGCGTTAGTGATGATGAAAAATTCACCTTATGCTACGGCAACTGGTATAGAGGATTTAAAAGGAGCGACCGTAACAGGTCAGTTAGCTACATTACATTATGATTTACTCACTCAAATTCCGAATGCGAATGTGGAACAAGCGATGAAAAGTTTTGCTGCGATGCGTGTAGCATTACAATCAGGTAAGATTGATGCCTATATTTCTGAGATTCCAGAAGCTATTTCGGCAACTAATGCTTTACCAGAATTAACATATATTGTACCAAATCCTGGATTTGAAGCTCCTGAAGAAAATGCTCAAATTGGTATCGGTGTGAAAAAAGGTCGTACTGATTTATTGGGACAAGTCAATACAGCTTTAGCAAAAATTTCTAAGGACGAACGTTCTGAAATAATGAATGCTGCTATTTTGAATCAGCCGTCAGAAAATGGCGAAGCAGCGTCTGGATTTATTCAAAATGCATTTAATATTTTTAAACAAAATTGGCCAGCCTATTTACGTGGTACAGGTTATACTTTATTAATCTCATTAACTGGTACGATTATCGGTCTATTAATTGGATTAATGGTCGGTGTTATTCGTACGATTCCAGAATCGAAATCATTGTCTCAAAAATGGGTACTAAAAGTTGTTAATTTCTTACTTAATGCTTATATTACAATTTTCCGAGGCACACCGATGATTGTACAATCAATGGTTGTCTACTACGGTACAAGTATTTTATGGAATTGGCAATTAACGCCATTGAGTGCGGCATTCTTTATTGTATCAATTAATACTGGTGCTTATATTTCAGAAGTCGTACGTGGTGGGATTCTTTCGGTTGATAAAGGGCAGTTTGAAGCTGCACGAGCAATTGGCATGAGCCACTGGCAAACAATGCGTGAAATTGTGATGCCACAAGTATTTCGTAATATTTTACCGTCAGTAGGGAATGAGTTTGTCATCAATGTCAAAGATACTTCAGTATTAAATGTTATTTCGGTAAATGAGTTGTACTTTACTTCAAGTACGATTGCAGGAAATAGTTTCCGCTACTTTGAAACATTCTTAATTACGGCTGTGATTTACTTTATCTTGACGGTGACAATTACGTGGATTTTACGTCGTCTTGAGAAACATTTAGACGGTTCTAGTGATTTTGTCTTAGTTGGTGGTAATCAAGATCAAGTGCATGCATTGAAAGGAGTTGAATAG
- a CDS encoding amino acid ABC transporter ATP-binding protein, with amino-acid sequence MTPILQVNHLSKAFGEREVLKDIHFAVEKGEVVTIIGSSGSGKSTLLRCLNLLEEPSGGEILYKDENVLAPKYDVNKYRTHFGMVFQSFNLFNNLNVLDNCVVGPLKVLKEDRATIEARAKQFLSQVGMDAYINAKPNQLSGGQKQRVAIARALTMQPDVLLFDEPTSALDPEMVGEVLKAMKELAHTGLTMIIVTHEMEFAREVSDRVVFMDQGVIAEEGKPEELFTNPKEERTRQFLERYLNS; translated from the coding sequence ATGACACCTATTTTACAAGTCAATCATTTAAGTAAAGCATTTGGTGAGCGTGAAGTGCTAAAAGATATTCATTTTGCTGTCGAAAAAGGTGAAGTAGTGACGATAATCGGCTCATCTGGTTCAGGAAAATCAACTTTATTACGGTGTTTAAATCTTTTAGAGGAGCCGAGTGGTGGCGAAATTCTGTATAAAGATGAAAATGTCTTAGCACCTAAATATGATGTGAATAAATATCGTACGCATTTTGGTATGGTGTTTCAATCATTTAATTTGTTTAACAATTTAAATGTTTTAGATAACTGTGTAGTGGGACCATTAAAAGTCTTAAAAGAAGATAGAGCAACGATTGAAGCTCGTGCAAAGCAATTTTTAAGTCAAGTGGGTATGGACGCTTATATTAATGCGAAGCCAAATCAATTATCGGGTGGACAAAAGCAACGTGTGGCGATTGCACGTGCCTTGACGATGCAACCAGATGTATTATTATTTGACGAACCAACATCGGCACTTGACCCAGAAATGGTTGGTGAAGTATTAAAAGCGATGAAAGAATTGGCTCATACTGGTTTGACCATGATTATTGTGACCCATGAAATGGAATTTGCACGTGAAGTCAGCGACCGTGTTGTCTTTATGGATCAAGGTGTGATTGCAGAAGAAGGGAAACCAGAAGAACTCTTTACGAATCCAAAAGAAGAACGAACACGTCAGTTTTTAGAACGTTATTTAAATTCATAA
- a CDS encoding SDR family oxidoreductase, whose protein sequence is MFQDKVVVITGAAKGIGRQTAIQFKEAGAKVCIFDVLDNDYFIGDLANQKDIDRFVAKVIAEFGYVDYIVHNALPVMVGLENGSYDQFMNALQVGVAAPFYLTQQLLPYMRKDAAIVNISSSRYAQSQANTESYAAAKGGISALTHAMAVSLAGKVRVNAIAPGWINTTEEEFAGEDTEQIPVKRIGTPTDIANLILFLCSKQSSFINGEIITADGGMNKQMIYHGEFGWEYQLN, encoded by the coding sequence ATGTTTCAAGATAAAGTTGTCGTGATTACTGGAGCGGCAAAAGGTATTGGGCGTCAAACTGCCATTCAATTTAAAGAGGCAGGTGCTAAAGTTTGTATATTTGATGTGTTGGATAATGATTATTTCATCGGAGATTTAGCGAACCAAAAAGACATCGACCGCTTTGTAGCAAAAGTTATTGCAGAATTTGGATATGTAGATTATATTGTTCACAATGCGTTGCCTGTAATGGTTGGCTTGGAAAATGGGAGCTATGACCAGTTTATGAATGCTTTACAAGTTGGGGTAGCAGCACCATTTTATTTAACGCAGCAATTACTACCTTATATGAGGAAAGATGCAGCAATCGTCAATATTTCTTCGTCACGCTACGCACAAAGTCAAGCTAATACAGAAAGTTATGCAGCTGCAAAGGGTGGTATTTCAGCTTTAACGCACGCCATGGCAGTGTCTTTAGCTGGTAAAGTGCGTGTCAATGCGATTGCTCCTGGGTGGATTAATACGACAGAAGAAGAGTTTGCAGGAGAAGATACTGAGCAAATACCAGTTAAACGTATAGGAACTCCAACGGATATTGCTAATTTAATCTTGTTTTTATGCTCTAAACAAAGTTCTTTCATCAATGGTGAAATTATTACAGCTGACGGAGGAATGAATAAGCAGATGATTTATCATGGCGAATTTGGTTGGGAGTATCAGTTGAATTAA
- a CDS encoding DUF2974 domain-containing protein, translated as MPNLFTYLKEYGKQSFEIEPINEIDYLLLNELIYLPFDDYLTETYDIQNPYNLVELAESYDLNAKLHQVDNAMMATKNRYNLLMQVAQSSRYQQIGLANFQHNFNEDTEKQFCACTLILPTNQLMVAYRGTDDTLIGWKEDFKLAYQETIPAQIDAAKYIKRTLESTTLPVVITGHSKGGNLALYAGLSAIKDHAERLVTVYLFDSPGLTQAALQSPQYQALKPIIKRYIPEDAVVGQMMYHDVEPIIVKSNLISIFQHDIMNWQIQDNHVATTETTSDTSQLIDKTLKQWTEKHTNDELSQFFDYCFDLFNQTGTTTLNDISKDVLSYVKQLQNLNNESSSDYKSVYETLSNELIQIGRQNYLDYHKNRWMKLQHSIETAWEDFSAASGLATHLAALDQWIKGNSTDKTE; from the coding sequence ATGCCAAACTTATTTACTTATTTAAAAGAATACGGCAAGCAATCTTTCGAGATTGAACCGATTAACGAAATTGATTATTTATTATTGAATGAATTAATTTATTTACCTTTTGATGATTACTTAACAGAGACCTATGACATTCAAAATCCCTATAACTTAGTAGAGTTAGCAGAGAGTTATGATTTGAATGCCAAATTACATCAAGTTGATAACGCGATGATGGCCACAAAAAATAGATATAATTTATTAATGCAAGTAGCTCAATCAAGCCGCTATCAGCAAATTGGATTGGCTAATTTTCAGCATAATTTTAATGAAGATACTGAAAAACAATTTTGTGCTTGCACATTGATTTTACCGACCAATCAATTAATGGTTGCCTATCGTGGAACCGATGATACTTTAATTGGTTGGAAAGAAGATTTCAAACTAGCTTATCAAGAAACAATTCCTGCTCAAATTGATGCAGCCAAATATATCAAGCGCACACTAGAAAGTACCACATTACCTGTTGTCATTACTGGACACTCTAAAGGTGGGAATCTTGCTTTGTACGCTGGTTTATCTGCAATCAAAGACCATGCTGAACGATTAGTCACTGTCTATTTATTTGATAGCCCTGGCCTTACTCAAGCAGCGTTACAGTCGCCACAATATCAAGCCTTAAAACCGATTATTAAACGTTATATTCCAGAAGATGCTGTGGTTGGTCAAATGATGTATCATGATGTTGAACCAATCATTGTTAAAAGTAATTTAATTAGTATCTTCCAACATGATATAATGAATTGGCAAATACAAGATAATCATGTTGCCACTACTGAAACAACTTCTGATACCAGTCAACTGATTGATAAGACTTTGAAACAATGGACTGAAAAGCATACGAATGATGAATTATCTCAATTTTTTGATTATTGTTTCGACTTATTTAATCAAACAGGCACGACTACACTCAATGATATTTCAAAAGATGTTCTATCTTATGTAAAGCAATTACAAAACTTAAATAATGAATCGTCAAGTGATTATAAATCCGTTTACGAAACATTAAGTAATGAATTAATCCAAATTGGTCGTCAAAACTATTTAGATTATCATAAAAATCGTTGGATGAAACTACAACACTCAATTGAAACAGCTTGGGAAGATTTTTCTGCTGCCTCTGGTTTAGCAACGCACTTAGCAGCATTAGACCAATGGATAAAAGGAAATTCAACTGATAAAACAGAATAA
- the rpsB gene encoding 30S ribosomal protein S2, with protein MAVISMKQLLEAGVHFGHQTRRWNPKMKRYIFTERNGIYIIDLQKTVKLVDEAYNYMREASADGKVVLFVGTKKQAQQAVEEAALKSGQYFINHRWLGGLLTNWDTIQGRIRRLKAIEKMAEDGTFDVLPKKEVLEIMKEQDRLEKFLGGIKEMPRIPDVIFIVDPRKERIAVQEAHKLNIPIVAMVDTNCDPDEIDVVIPSNDDAIRAIKLIANAMADAVIESNQGVVAVDESEESLDTEFFDNLFETKEEESAE; from the coding sequence ATGGCAGTTATTTCTATGAAACAATTGTTAGAAGCTGGTGTACACTTCGGACACCAAACACGTCGCTGGAACCCTAAAATGAAACGTTACATCTTTACTGAGCGTAATGGTATCTACATCATTGACTTACAAAAAACAGTTAAATTAGTTGATGAAGCATACAACTACATGCGTGAAGCAAGTGCTGACGGTAAAGTTGTTTTATTCGTAGGTACTAAAAAACAAGCGCAACAAGCGGTTGAAGAAGCGGCTCTTAAATCAGGTCAATACTTCATTAATCACCGTTGGTTAGGTGGATTATTAACTAACTGGGATACAATTCAAGGTCGTATCCGTCGCTTAAAAGCGATTGAAAAAATGGCTGAAGATGGAACATTTGATGTATTACCTAAAAAAGAAGTTTTAGAAATTATGAAAGAACAAGATCGTTTAGAGAAATTCTTAGGTGGTATTAAAGAAATGCCAAGAATTCCTGATGTTATCTTTATCGTTGACCCACGTAAAGAACGTATCGCTGTTCAAGAAGCTCATAAATTAAATATTCCAATCGTAGCGATGGTAGATACAAACTGTGATCCAGATGAAATCGATGTAGTTATCCCGTCTAACGATGATGCGATTCGTGCAATCAAATTAATTGCAAATGCTATGGCTGATGCAGTTATCGAATCAAATCAAGGGGTAGTAGCAGTAGACGAATCTGAAGAAAGTTTAGATACAGAATTCTTCGATAACTTATTTGAAACAAAAGAAGAAGAATCTGCTGAATAA
- a CDS encoding elongation factor Ts, with the protein MAITAQQVKELRDMTGVGMMDAKKALVATEGDMEKAVDFLREKGLASAGKKADRIAAEGMTATHVDGNTAALIEVNAETDFVTRNDQFKTLVATVAKAIAEGKPADLDAALALTVDGQTVNELIINAINTIGEKISLRRFELFTKTDADSFGTYIHTDGSIGVLTLVEGTTDETVAKDVAMHAAAMNPKYVSRDEVSEEDYAHEEKIQTEIALNEGKPANIVEKMIKGRMNKYLAEISLTEQAFVKNPDQTVGEYAASKGGKVVKFTRFLVGEGMEKRQENFAEEVAAQMNNN; encoded by the coding sequence ATGGCAATTACAGCTCAACAAGTAAAAGAATTACGTGATATGACTGGTGTTGGTATGATGGATGCTAAAAAAGCATTAGTAGCAACTGAAGGTGATATGGAAAAAGCAGTTGACTTTTTACGTGAAAAAGGATTAGCTTCAGCAGGTAAAAAAGCAGACCGTATTGCAGCTGAAGGTATGACGGCTACTCACGTTGACGGTAACACTGCTGCGTTAATCGAAGTTAATGCTGAAACTGACTTCGTTACTCGTAATGACCAATTCAAAACTTTAGTAGCAACTGTTGCTAAAGCAATCGCAGAAGGTAAACCAGCTGATTTAGATGCTGCATTAGCATTAACAGTAGACGGACAAACAGTTAATGAGTTAATCATCAACGCAATCAACACAATCGGTGAAAAAATCTCATTACGTCGTTTTGAATTATTTACAAAAACTGATGCTGATTCATTCGGTACTTATATCCATACTGACGGTTCAATCGGTGTGTTAACATTAGTTGAAGGTACGACTGATGAAACAGTAGCGAAAGACGTTGCAATGCACGCAGCTGCGATGAATCCTAAATATGTAAGTCGTGATGAAGTATCTGAAGAAGATTACGCTCATGAAGAAAAAATTCAAACTGAAATCGCATTAAACGAAGGTAAACCAGCTAATATCGTTGAAAAAATGATTAAAGGTCGTATGAACAAATACTTAGCTGAAATCAGCTTAACTGAACAAGCATTTGTTAAAAACCCAGACCAAACAGTTGGTGAATATGCAGCTTCTAAAGGTGGTAAAGTTGTTAAATTCACTCGCTTCTTAGTTGGTGAAGGTATGGAAAAACGTCAAGAAAACTTTGCTGAAGAAGTAGCAGCACAAATGAATAACAACTAA